The sequence CGAGGCCCTGTTCACCCTGGGCGAGGCCCCCGAGGAGCGGTACCCGGCGGCCCGGGAGTGGCTGGCCGAGCGGGGCCACGCCTCCACCGTCGACCACCTGGTGGCCGCCTGCCGGGCGGTGCTGGAGGAGACCGGCCTGCTCCCCCACGCCAACCCCGGCGCCCTGCCGGCGGCCGAGCTGGCCCGGCTCCGCGAGGTCAGCCCCAGCCAGGGGATGATGGTCGAGACCCTGCGGGCCGACCTGGCCGCCCACCGGGGGGCCCCGGACAAGACCCCGGCCCGGCGTCTGGCCACCCTGGAGGCGGCCGGCGAGCTGCGCATCCCCTACACCACCGGCATCCTGTGCGGCATCGGGGAGGACGAGGCCGACCGGGTCGAGGCCCTGGAGGCCATCGCCGCCTCCCACCGGCGCCACGGCCACGTGCAGGAGGTGATCGTCCAGAACTTCCTGCCCAAGCCGGGCACGGCCATGCACGCCCACCCCCCCTGCCCGCCCGAGGACCACCTGCGGGCCATCGCCGTGGCCCGGCTGATCCTGCCGGCCGAGGTCCACGTCCAGGCCCCGCCCAACCTGGCCGACGAGGTGGCCCCCCTGCTGGCCGCCGGTGTCTCCGACCTGGGCGGCGTGTCGCCGGTGACCATCGACCACGTCAACCCCGAGCGGCCCTGGCCCCACCTCGACGCCCTGCGCCGGGCCACCGAGGAGGCCGGCCACCAGCTGGCACCCCGCCTCACCGCCCACCCCCGCTACGTGGCGGAGGCGGCCACCTGGATCGACCCCGGCCTGCACTTCGCGGTGATGGACCGGGCCGACGCCGAGGGCCTGGGCCGCGACGACCCCGGGGCCGTCTTCCCCAACAAGGTGGGCGAGGTCCGCAACGTGGGCGACGGGGCCGAGGTGGTCCTGGTCGGCCGCCGGTCCACGGCCTGGTACTCGGGGGCCGGCACCGCCCCCCCGACGCTGGTGCCGGGCCCGTCCGCCCCCCTGCGGGGCCCGGTGCGGGAGGTGCTGGACGGCGTGGCCGCCGGCCAGCAGGTGGGCCACGACGAGATCGTCACCCTGTTCTCGGCCCGGGGCCGGGAGGTGGCGGCGGTGGCCGAGGTGGCCGACGCGCTGCGGGCCCGGGCCGTGGGCGACACCGTGACCTACGTCCGCAACCGCAACATCAACTACACCAACGTCTGCACGTTCAAGTGCCGGTTCTGCGGCTTCTCCAAGGGTCCCCGCTCGCTCAACCTGCGGGGCACGCCCTACCTGCTGACCCTGGACGACATCGCCGAGCGGGTGCGGGAGGCCTGGGACCTGGGGGCCACCGAGGTGTGCCTGCAGGGCGGCATCCACCCCAGCTTCGACGGCGACTACTACATAGACGTCACCCGGGCGGTGAAGGAGGCAGCGCCGGGCATCCACGTCCACGGCTTCACCGCCCTGGAGGTCACCGAGGGGGCCAAGCGCCTGGGCGAGCCCCTGGCCACCTACCTGCGCCGCCTGATGGACGCCGGGCTCCGCACCCTGCCCGGCACCGCGGCCGAGATCCTGGACGACCCGGTGCGCCAGGTCCTGTGCCCCGACAAGGTCGACACCGAGGAGTGGCTGGAGGCCCACCGCACCGCCCACCAGGTGGGCCTGCGCTCCAACATCACCATCATGTTCGGCGCCGTGGAGGACCCGGGCTCCTGGGCCCGCCACCTGCTCCGCACCCGGGACCTCCAGGCCGAGACCGGCGGGTTCACCGAGTTCGTGCCCCTGCCGTACGTGCACATGGCGGCCCCGCTCTACCTGCAGCAGCGCTCCCGCCGCGGCCCCACGTTCCGCGAGGTGGTGCTCATGCACGCCGTGGCCCGCATCGCCTATGACGGCCTGGTCCCCCACATCCAGGCCTCGTGGGTGAAGCTGGGGGCCGACGGCGCCCGCCAGCTCCTGCGGGCCGGGGTCGACGACCTGGGCGGCACGCTCATGGACGAGACCATCTCCCGGGCCGCCGGCGCCTCCCACGGCCAGGCCATGGACGAGGACGGCTTCCGGGCCGTGGTCGAGCCCCTGGGTCGGGCCCTGGCCCAGCGCAGCACCCTGTACGAGCCCATCGCCGCCGAGCCCGCCGTCGGCTGACCCCCCGGCGGTCCTCCTCCGGCTCGCTGACATGGCATAGGGTGCTGCCAGCGGGGCCGGAGGCCCCTTGACGGGGAGGGGTTCCCATGGATGCGCTCGGGTCGTCGGCGGTGTTCGAGACCGCCATCGGCGTGGTGGTGGTGTGGTTCCTGGCCGCCACGCTGTGCTCGGCCGTGGTCGAGGGCATCGCCGCCCTCGGCGGGTTCCGGGCCAAGCACCTGTGGCAGTCGGTGGCCTCGTGGTTCTCCACCGGGTCGGCGCCGAAGGCCCCGGCCTCGCTCGTCGCGGCCTGGCGACTCTGGGTCTCTCCCCCCGACCCCCGGCAGGAGGGGACCAGGCCGTCGGCCCACCAGCAGTTCCTGGAGGCCGTCCCCGGGCTGGACCCGGAGCACCTGGCCCGGACCAAGGAGGTCAACCGGGAGGCGGGAGCAGCGGCCCTGGCCACCGCGGCCGAGGCCGACGACTTCGGCCACACCCAGCTCGGGTCGCTGATCGAGCGGCTGCCCACGTCGGTCAAGGGCGAGGCCGGGGACCGGGCCCAGTGGCTGGCCCGCTGGTTCGACTCGGAGATGGCCCAGGTCACCGCGGCCTACCGCCGCCGCATCCGCTGGTGGGCGGCGGCGGTGGGGCTGGTGGTGGTGATCGGGGGCGGCCTCGACGCCGGCCAGCTGGCCGCCCAGCTCTACCGGGACCCGGTGCGCCGCGACGCCGCCGCGGCCAAGGCCGAGCAGCTCATCGCCGCCGGAACGGCCTGCCCCGACACGGCGGGTGGGACGACGACCACGACGACCACCCCGGGGGCCGCACCGGACGAGGACGGGACCCCGGCCACCAGCGCCCCCGCCACCCCGACCTCGGCCGCGCCCGCTGCCGGGGCGGCCGAGCCGGGACAGGCGGTCACCCGCCAGGTCGAGTGCGCCAGCGCGGTGGCCGACGACCTGGAGACCCTGCAGGTGTCGCGCTGGGTCGGGGGGAAGGTGTGGCCGACCGACGCCGGCGGGTGGGTGGGCATGGTCCTGGGCCTGCTGGCCTCGGCCCTCGCCGTGGCCGCTGGCGCCCCCCTCTGGTTCTCGGTCCTGCAGCGCCTGATGGGGCTGCGCCGCCCGGCCCCGGGCACCACGCCGTCGTGACCGGGCGCACGCTCCGCCTGGCCCTGTCCATGCGGGGCGGGGTCAGCCTGGCGGTGTGGATCGGCGGGGCCGTGGCCGAGGTCGACGCCCTCCGGTGGGACGTGGCCCGGGGCGACGGCAGCGACACCGCCCTCGGGCAGGTGGCGCGGGCCATGGGCATCGACGCGGTGGAGATCGACGTCATCTCCGGCACCAGCGCCGGGGGGCTCAACGGGGTTGTCCTGGGCGCGGCCATGGCCAACGGCCGGCGCCTCGACGGCCTCCGCCCCCTGTGGCTGGAGACCGCCGACCTGTCCCGCCTGCTGCGGCCGGCCGGGTTCGGGGTCCCCCGCTCGGTGCTGGACGGCGACTACTTCCTGGAGCGGGCCGAGGCCGCCCTGGCCGAGCTGGGCCGACCCGCGCCGGGCACGACGCCCCCGCCCCTGGAGCGCCTCGACGCCTTCTTCCCGGTGACCTCGGTGGAGCCGGTCCGCCGCACCATGCGCACCGACCCCGCCGCCCCCGTCGACGACGAGCAGGTGGGAGCGGTGGTGTGGCTGCAGCACCGGGTCCCGGCCCCCGGCGCCCCGGTCCCCGACGACCCGCCCCCGCCCCTCGACTTCGCCGCCGGCACCGCCCGGGCGGCCCGGGACCTGGCCCTGGCCGTGCGGGCCACGGCCGCCTTCCCGGTGGCCTTCGATCCCATCCGCATCGGGGAGGGCGACCTGGTCGACCGGGTCCGCTTCCCCGGGCCGACGCCGCCCCAGGTGCTGCTCTACGACGGCGGCGTGGTGGACAACATGCCGGTGGGGCGGGCCATGGCCGCCATCAGCCGGGCGCCGGCCGACGGGCCCACCGAGCGCGTCCTGCTCTACCTGCACCCCAGCCCCGGCGCCGAGGCCCCCGACGAGGACCGGCCCGAGCGCCTGGCCCGCCTGCACCTGACCGGGGCGGTGCCCCTCGACGTGGCCCGCTCCGCCCTCCGGGCCGTCCGGGTCAAGTCCCTGGGCGACGACCTCCAGACCCTGGAGGACCACAACACCACCGTGGCCCGCCACCTCCACGATCGGGCCCAGTTACTGGCCCGGGCCACCGGGGCCGACGCCGTGGCCCACGGGCGTTACGACGCCGAACGGCTGGTGAGCCTGCTGGTGGACCCGGCCCCGCACCTCGAGCTCCTGGGCCCGGGCGGCGGTGCCCCGCCGCCGGTGCTGCCCTGCCCGGCGGACGTCGAGCGCCGGATGTTGGTCACCGCCCTCGGCGACGCCGCCGGGGCCGGCCCCTCGACCCGCCCGTGGTCGCCGGTCATCCGCATCGCCTCCCTGCTGGTGGAGTGGGCCCGAGCCCTGGAGGCCCAGGGCGACGCCTCCGTCGGGCCGACGAAGCGGGCCGTCCACGCCGTCCGGACCAACGCCTACCACCAGGCCTCCCGGCTGGATCGCGCCACCGTGCCGGCCGTCCGCTCGGCCCTGGCCCTGGGGGCGGCCCTCCCCGTGCACCCGGGTGCCCCGGCCCCCGCCCCCCCGCCGGTGGCTCTCTCGCCCACCGCGGTGACCACCATGGCCGGCGTCATCCTGGCCGCCCGCCGGGCCGTGCTGGAAGCCGACCCGGCCTGGGTCCCGGCGGCCGCGGCAGCGGCCGGACAGGAGCTCGGCGCCCTGGCCCTCGTGTTGCGCGACCACGCCGCCGGCGCCTGGGGGGCCGGCCCGGCCGCCCCGCCCCCGCCGGCGGCCGTGGGGCCCGACCCGGCCGACGCCCTGCCCACCGCCCTCTGGGCCCGGTTGTGGGACGTGACCGACCCGGGGCGGGCGGCCGACGTCCTGGCCCAGGTCGACCGCGACCTGCTCCCCCTGCACCGCCACGCCCCCACCGGCAGCCTCGACACGGTGCGCTTCCACACCCTGGCCGGCACCGCCCCCACGCCGCTGGCCTCCGACTACCCGTGGCCCCGGACGGTGGCCGCCCGGCCCCTGGCCGTCCTGGCCTCGCTGGCCGTCCGCCGGGGGCCCGAGGGGGAGGCCGACCCGCTGGGCCGCGTCGCGCCGGCCACCAAGCTGGCCGGCAACCAGCTCCACAACTTCGCCGCCTTCCTGGACCGCCACTGGCGGGCCAACGACTGGATGTGGGGGCGCCTGGACGGGGCCGAGACCCTGGTCCGGCTCCTGTTCGACCCGAGCCGGGCCGTCCCCGACCCCGCGGCCACGGCCCGGGACCTGCACGCCGCCTGCACCGCCCCCGCCCGGTTCGCGGGGGCGCCGCCCCACTGGCAGGAGCAGCTGGTGGCCCTGGCCCGCGAGCCCTGGGGTGGGGGCGCCGACGGTCCCGACCCGGCGGTGGTGGCGGCGCTGGCCGGCGAGCTGGACGGCCCCGACGACCGGGCGCTGTGCCGCAGCCTGGTGCTGTGGTGCCGGCACCTGGAGATCCTGGCCGAGGAGCTGAGCCAGCCCACGGCCGACAGCCCGGCCGGGCCCCGGGCCCGGGGCGAGGCCGCCCCCTCCCTCCGCGACGCCGCCGCCACCTGGGATGCTGCCTCCCGCCAGCTCAGCGACCGGTGGGGGGACCGGGCCACCACCGCGGTGGGCGTGCCCGCCACCTTCCTGGCCCTCCGCACCCTGACGGCCCGGGCCCCCCGGCCGGTGCGGGCCCTCCGGGGCGCCCTCACCGTGGCCCTCGGCCCCCTGGCCGGGCTGGCCCTGGCCCGGCGGCGGGGCCTGGCCGCGGTCCTGGCCTTCCTGGGCGGCACCGTGCTGCCCCGCACCCACGACCACCGCACCGGCACCGTGGTGCTCACCGCCCTGCTCCTGGCCCTGGCCGGGGCCGGCCTCGTGGCCACCCGGCCCCGCCGGGGACCGCGACCGGCGCCCCGCGGGCGGGAACGGGGGTGGGGGGCGGTCACCGTGGCCCTGGTCGCGGCCTCGGTCGGCGTGTCGATCGGCCTCCTGGCCGCCGAGGGTTGGCTCGCCGACCACGACCTCCTGCTCCGCCCGGGCCACGCCCCCTGGCCGGCGGTGGCTGTGCCGGCGGTGGCCACCGCGTTGTCGGCCTGGTGGGTGTGGTCGTGGGCGCGGTGGACGTGGCGCACCGTCATCACCGCCCTCACCACCGCGGTGGTGACCGGGTGGGTCCTCCTCGGCGCCCACACCGACGAGGTCCGCACCTGGCCGGTGGTGGGCCGGGCGCTGCACCCCCTCGGCTCGTTCTGGTGGGCGGTGCTGGCCCTGGCCCTGCTCACCACCCTGTTCGGGGCCAACGTGGACGTGGCCCGGCGCCCCGCCGCCCCCTGAGCGCAGGCCCGGGGGGCCGGGCACGTGCCAGGCTGGCGGCGCCATGGCCCGCGACGGCTCCCCCCTCCCCCCGGCCGGACCGGCGACCCCGCTGGGCACGGCGCCGGCCGCCCGGGCCCTGGGGGCCGACCTCGACCCCACGGTGGACGACGCCGTCGACCACCTGGTCGAGGCGGTGGCGCCGTCGGCCAACGCCGACCTGGTGCGGGAGATCCTCCGCACCGGAGCCCGGCTGGGCCGCGACGACGTGGAGCGGTTGGACCTCAAGATCACCCGGGCCGTGGTGGCCGAGATGCGTGACGCCTTCGCCGTCTTCGCCCCCTACCGGGACGTGCCCAAGGTGACCATCTTCGGCTCGGCCCGCATCCGGGAGGCCGACCCCCTCTACGCCCAGACCCGCCGCCTGGCCGAGGAGATGGCCGCCGCCGGCTG comes from Acidimicrobiales bacterium and encodes:
- a CDS encoding DUF3376 domain-containing protein; translated protein: MTGRTLRLALSMRGGVSLAVWIGGAVAEVDALRWDVARGDGSDTALGQVARAMGIDAVEIDVISGTSAGGLNGVVLGAAMANGRRLDGLRPLWLETADLSRLLRPAGFGVPRSVLDGDYFLERAEAALAELGRPAPGTTPPPLERLDAFFPVTSVEPVRRTMRTDPAAPVDDEQVGAVVWLQHRVPAPGAPVPDDPPPPLDFAAGTARAARDLALAVRATAAFPVAFDPIRIGEGDLVDRVRFPGPTPPQVLLYDGGVVDNMPVGRAMAAISRAPADGPTERVLLYLHPSPGAEAPDEDRPERLARLHLTGAVPLDVARSALRAVRVKSLGDDLQTLEDHNTTVARHLHDRAQLLARATGADAVAHGRYDAERLVSLLVDPAPHLELLGPGGGAPPPVLPCPADVERRMLVTALGDAAGAGPSTRPWSPVIRIASLLVEWARALEAQGDASVGPTKRAVHAVRTNAYHQASRLDRATVPAVRSALALGAALPVHPGAPAPAPPPVALSPTAVTTMAGVILAARRAVLEADPAWVPAAAAAAGQELGALALVLRDHAAGAWGAGPAAPPPPAAVGPDPADALPTALWARLWDVTDPGRAADVLAQVDRDLLPLHRHAPTGSLDTVRFHTLAGTAPTPLASDYPWPRTVAARPLAVLASLAVRRGPEGEADPLGRVAPATKLAGNQLHNFAAFLDRHWRANDWMWGRLDGAETLVRLLFDPSRAVPDPAATARDLHAACTAPARFAGAPPHWQEQLVALAREPWGGGADGPDPAVVAALAGELDGPDDRALCRSLVLWCRHLEILAEELSQPTADSPAGPRARGEAAPSLRDAAATWDAASRQLSDRWGDRATTAVGVPATFLALRTLTARAPRPVRALRGALTVALGPLAGLALARRRGLAAVLAFLGGTVLPRTHDHRTGTVVLTALLLALAGAGLVATRPRRGPRPAPRGRERGWGAVTVALVAASVGVSIGLLAAEGWLADHDLLLRPGHAPWPAVAVPAVATALSAWWVWSWARWTWRTVITALTTAVVTGWVLLGAHTDEVRTWPVVGRALHPLGSFWWAVLALALLTTLFGANVDVARRPAAP
- the cofH gene encoding 5-amino-6-(D-ribitylamino)uracil--L-tyrosine 4-hydroxyphenyl transferase CofH; translated protein: MPAELTGLPTAELTARAAAVRDAAHGRRVTFSPKVFIPLTMLCRDRCGYCTFAQPPARLDSPFLDIDDVLVLARRGAAAGCHEALFTLGEAPEERYPAAREWLAERGHASTVDHLVAACRAVLEETGLLPHANPGALPAAELARLREVSPSQGMMVETLRADLAAHRGAPDKTPARRLATLEAAGELRIPYTTGILCGIGEDEADRVEALEAIAASHRRHGHVQEVIVQNFLPKPGTAMHAHPPCPPEDHLRAIAVARLILPAEVHVQAPPNLADEVAPLLAAGVSDLGGVSPVTIDHVNPERPWPHLDALRRATEEAGHQLAPRLTAHPRYVAEAATWIDPGLHFAVMDRADAEGLGRDDPGAVFPNKVGEVRNVGDGAEVVLVGRRSTAWYSGAGTAPPTLVPGPSAPLRGPVREVLDGVAAGQQVGHDEIVTLFSARGREVAAVAEVADALRARAVGDTVTYVRNRNINYTNVCTFKCRFCGFSKGPRSLNLRGTPYLLTLDDIAERVREAWDLGATEVCLQGGIHPSFDGDYYIDVTRAVKEAAPGIHVHGFTALEVTEGAKRLGEPLATYLRRLMDAGLRTLPGTAAEILDDPVRQVLCPDKVDTEEWLEAHRTAHQVGLRSNITIMFGAVEDPGSWARHLLRTRDLQAETGGFTEFVPLPYVHMAAPLYLQQRSRRGPTFREVVLMHAVARIAYDGLVPHIQASWVKLGADGARQLLRAGVDDLGGTLMDETISRAAGASHGQAMDEDGFRAVVEPLGRALAQRSTLYEPIAAEPAVG